Sequence from the Mixophyes fleayi isolate aMixFle1 chromosome 4, aMixFle1.hap1, whole genome shotgun sequence genome:
CAAAATAAATGGTAAAAGGTTTGAATGTTTGCATATCCTGAGATACTAAATAACATCTGTGGAAAGGATTTCCAGGTTTCTGCACATCCAGTGAAAACTACATGAAGTGTGCTCTTAGGTTTTCCACTTGTGATCACTACCCCGCATTGTTATATGACGTCCCGGACATCCCTGGTACAGGAACTCTGCTCAGTCCATAAGAGACAGTCATTGCATCTTTCTGATTGGTGCATGCAGAAAATAATGATAGGATCTATCCACTAATCTTCTTAATCTAGGATAGGGTTCTCAACCACTTCAAAAATGTTTTGTGGATATCCCTATGTGTCAATGTGTTAGACATACTGTACCAGTTAATTAGGTTAATTAACCTGATCAATGTAATGCATAAAACATGACTAGTTGCGGCTTCTTGAGCAAAGGCTTGAGAAAATCTGAAATTGGACAATTAGCATTGGTGTAATTACTGTGGACACTGAGATCACATAGGTGACAGCAGGGTGCTAGGGTTCCATGACTGGACACCCTCTTCCTCAGAGACACACAGGGATCCCAGTGTAGTCTGTAAATATGGCATTCGTATTGAACCCTGCTTTCATTACGTAGAAGTTCCTAAGCACTGTGTTGAGCAATAAATATGTTAATAAGACTAAATAATTTTTGACCATAATATGTAATACGTAGTACTTGTTCCCAATAGAGTACTGCTTATATCCAACACTGAGCAGAGTGAACTGATCTAACACAAGTATTTGTAGTTGGAGCTAGAGTAGATCTGGAATGTACACATGGGAGTGTTAAGGATATATTCCATTAACAGCAAACATTGAGCAGAGTGAGGGACGAAGCAGTAATCATCACCATTAGTGTGACAGATTCTTAATATCAGAAATGTGTAAAAGTGCCTAATTCTGGTCTACTCGAACACTGACAGATGAAAAACACCGCCCCATACTTGCAAATAAAGGGGCTATGAGGCTGTCTGTAATGCCCTTCCATATTGCTTGCACAGACGGTAACACCATTAGACAGGTTCTCACAAATGGCATCACAATCctgcaaataaaacaattttaagatattttagttATACATGGAAAATGTTTAAGTAGACATTTGACCAAAAGTACTGCATAGCTATATTATGAAGTTGGGATTGTATCTTTAATGAAGCAACCAAGAACATCACACTTAAATCAATCAGAAGTGTCTAACCTTTTTCTGTCTAGCTCAGTGGCATCGAATGGTCGATCACATGGTTTCCACCAGATTATCATGGGGTAGGGACCGTTAGATCGTATCTGTGGATTATTGTTGATTTATAGCCACACTTGCTGTCTCCTCTGATTGTGTGGTAAATTGCAGGGGTAGTTGGGGCCTCTATACAACAGGTGGGGTGGTGGGGTTTGGTTTATGTGCAACAATGTTGCTAAGAGTAGTTGTGGTCTCTGTGTAAAAGGCACTGGCAGTTGTGGGATTCTCTGTGCAGCAAGGTGACTGGCAGTAGCTGGAATGTTTAGTCTTTGTGCAACAGGTTCTGCGTTGGGAGTTCTGTGCAACAAGTGTCTGGCAAATGGGGTGTTGTCTTCAGGCAGTTGGGAGTATCTCTGCAATATGAGGTTTGCAATGTGCAATATGGTGCTTGCAATGTAGGTATATTTATCATGTTGTTTGAAAACAGGCAGATATTTTCCAGCAGTTGTTTGCAATGGAAtgtcacattattatatatccctGGGCAATATATGTCTGGTGATGATGACCTATTTACTGTCTAAGCGAATGGCAGGAGAATGTGCAAGAGCTTTTGTGTTGTTGGGGTGCAAGAGCTTCTGTATTCAAATCCCTAAGTAACTGAATTAAGCCAGGACTTTCCTTAATTGGAGCTTTAGACTTATTCACTAAATCATTTGGTAGAACATATAAAAACTGATAAAACCCGTGTCACAAAAGTCTGGGCACCCATTGCTGCTCATGGACTACAAATCCCATGATACTTTGTTGACTGTTGGCCAAcaacactgagggctagatttactaaacggcgagtttgaaaaagtggagatgttgcctatagcaaccaatcagattctatctgtcatttatttggtacattctataaaatgacagctagaatctgatatggttgctataggcaacatctccactttttcaaacccacagtttagtaaatctagccctgagcctcatttagagcaaaacaaaatggagcaaatttgctcctggacaaaccatgttataatgcaaggggtgtaaactcattcattttttttcatttaaaattttgcGTGCAGGGAAAACACTGGTTACTTTTGCTTGTCGCACACATATACCAggatgctttatttttacactgcaatttagagttgagatcggacatgcccactcccaactctatatctgtccccacattttaaatttgcccccaccCATCCTCCCTGCAATGTAAcatgctttgctcctaactcaaaatttAGGCCAACATTGTCTATGAACAATAGCAGAAATACATCTTatagctccacttttcaaatgatCTGTAAAAAAGATTCTGGGAAAGTAGAGACTATTTTCACCAAGGTTATGGAAAAagcaaaaatagtaaaataataagtCACTGTATTGAATTTAAGCTTATATTCACTAGATACAAATATGACTCTTTCTTATACACAAAAAGCCTATTCagttacccattcctgattataTGTAATAGGCACTGAAGTAGAGAACTGTTTTAAACTGTTACTGTATGCCAGAAGCATACCGTATAATCCATTGCTTCTTAATTGGAAGTTGATCCTCTCTAGGTTCAAGTACAGGTCAGAATAGCATAATATGGTTGACATTCTTTTGGGCTCATGCATTCACAACAGTTATGAAGATCAATAGTCTTATAGTTGAATGATTGAATAGTGGCCATGACTTGTGAATTTTGGTCATAAAGATATAACTTATTACTAGcgaattgataggctgtatttTGTTAACATAGATTCAGATAACAAATAGGAAGCTTCAATTTACACAGGTAATAGGTGCAGTACATGTACCTAAGATGGCAGAGGTAACCCCGGTTCAGTGTGTGAGCTGCCAGAAGGACAAATTCAAATAGTtccaacattaataaaataattctaaTAAAATGTACGATAATAATTATGCCCGCAGCAGGGGTGTTCCTACCCTGTTGCCTGAGGCTGTAATACTCATATTATATTTTCTACTCATTATTAGATCTACCTGCAAAGTTAGTATATATCAATTTACACTGTGGCAACTGTAAACATGACATtcatatatgtaaaaatgtggagaaaagaggatgaggatgaggcgGAGCTATTGTGTCTTTTAATAAAGCTCCATTCTTAGGTAGGATGAAAAAAATCACTCTACCCAGGACACCCGTCCCAAGAGTCTAAGGGGTGCTCTATTTCACCCGCTTTTTCCAGGGCTCCATGTTTTTCCCACAGCCTAAGCCAAAATCCAGGGGCTGTGTGGCACTGATGAGGCAAGTGTGGCCTTATGGACCAATAAGAAGCTACAATCACAGAGATTACAGATTTCTATTGGTCTTTCCGTTCAAAACCGTCTCCACGGCCATTTTAAGGTGGTGAGATGAAATGATTTCACCAAAACGGAAGAGCCTCACAAAAATTGTTTCAGCCTGCAACACCTTCTGCACCACTAAGGCGAAACAGCAGTTCAGCAAAATGTTCATGAGTAATCCACTCTCCCCCCAAAAATAGTAAtttgaatttaaataaatttagtcTGTCAGATCAGTTTAGGCTCATTTAATATTACTGAACCAAATGCTGTAAGTTATTTGGCCGCACAAGGAATATCCTGATAGACTGGGTTTGTGTGACCTCATAACAACAGAGTGAAGAAGCCCAAGTCACAAGTACACTATAATTTCTTTTCTGGCAGGTGGGATTGCAATCACATCTTTCAGCACTGGCTAATAATTGATTTTCTATAAGTACAGCAATAATTTCtatgcatattttaaatttgcattcattcatacaataaaaaaaaccaaacaggtTAATTTACCAAATGTGCAGGCAGCTGAGGATAGCAAAGACTAGTCCTAAAACAAAGGCCAGTGGGATGGCGAGGACCACTGTGAGCACCTTGTAGATGAGGTATTTACTGATCTCATACAGGGCAGTACTGCAGATCCATACTTTATCGAAGCTGTGAGTAGTATCGGGCTCTGCAATCACGTCCTCAAATGACAGCTGTAACATAAAGATAATAGACACAAGTGGGAGAGCAGTTATTAGTAGCACAGTGCAGTAATAATATCAATAAAAGGCAAGATTATGCAAGGCGAGGCTCTCCATCTGTTAAACCACACATTCCAAAACCCCGGCCAGGGCAAGGCTGGCAGAGactgctgtgacttgtagttccacaacagctggaagcCACCTCGCGTCTATACTATGTGGGATAAGAGCAAAGACATTTCATCGTTGAAGTGCACAGGAGTTAGCAGCACTTTAAACGACTGATCACTCCTCAATCACTACTGGTGTCATACAGACCAACTGGAAACGTCACGCATTCTTACCTTCAGGTGGCTGTTTAACTTGTGGGGGTCCCGGTCCGGGTGATTATCATAGGTTTTCTCAGTCAGCATTGGGACAGAAGAGCGATTGAACTCGTCTTCATCCATGAAGATACGAGCGTCGGCTTTTTCCTTTTCTAGCCCCATAATGTCTCCGATAGACTAGTTAGAGCGATGGTCTGCGCGCACCCCACTTCCTGGATGCTGGAGCTGctgcgctgtccccctcctccccagTGTGTGTCGGTGCGGGCTGCATACTCGGGCAGTGGGTCCCGGGACACGCCCCGCGTTCCACACCCTCAGCAGCCAGGATAGAGGGCTCAGGAGGGGACTCGGCTGCTGTGATCTGCGCGGCTCAAACACGGAACACAGTTGTTCAGTGGAACTTTAgaataaaaatgtgattttactAAAAGATTGCATTGGTATCATGCATGCAGTCATCAGCGTGCTTACTGCTTTGACTCAGCAGTGGTATAACAGACTTGAAAGATTCGTGAACTGGAGTAAGATGGTATAATGCTAGTAGTTTTGTCATTAGATGGGATAGTTCAATTTGTACCATTGTTTTGGAGTTTAGGGCTTGGTGAGCAGCTTGAGCATTTCAATATGTTTTAAAATCTCTTGTTAATATGTAGACTTATCATCAACTAGCAGTGGTGGACAAATTGGAAACTGCTCCAGACCAGACCATGATTTTGGGGGCTTAGAATGTAACCAAATCCTGCTCCTAGTGGCAAAATGTCCCTGTTTGCACCCTTGGGTACTTTCTAAGTACCTGACAACACAGGCAACTGCTCTTCTCACTGATGATGAGCAGTGTATTCCTGCAATGTGTACTCTGCCACTCTCTGGCATCTTTTTTTGCAGACACATGGCAGAGCTGTaaattaaaattttagcgcctggggcgggAAGGAAATCTGCCACCCCCCTGGCCTTCAATTTAAACCAAATTaagctaaaatattcataaactgcgccccccttcagcattgcggcTTGCACAGCCCCAGTTAGGGCCCtgttggggctcatttagagttggatgcatgtcCTTCTTTTTGCGTAAAAAAGAAACCTTTTTGTACTGCAAATACACACCCCAAATGCTTATGCATACatcagtataattttttttccgtATCAGGGATTTGTGTCTCCTTACGCTTGGACAGAGGTAAAGTAGGAGGGTATGGGTGGGCGAGGGAGACATAGGGGTGTGTTAACATAATTCCTACTCAAttattgctgcaataagcagTGCTGGTTGCATATTGTGTGGGGAGGGCGCTCTGCATCCATATGTTGCATATAGCTTAAAAACGCACACAACATGAATGGGGAGAGTAATAGTGGAATGTGCAAGCCATAAGAATGTTTGTCTTTTAATATCACAATTTATTTGTGTAGTATCAATACCATAAttaataaagcattattttataATAAGATAATTAGTTGTCTGCAAAAAAAAGCTGTTTAGCGTGAAATGACTcggaacttttttttaaaaaaaacattggctTGCTATTGGTTGCTGACTACTTTGGGATATATTTTGAAATACCTGGCAAGTTATTAGGATTTGACAAGACATTAAGAGCATTAAGGAAACTGGGGAAAAATTGCAAAGACACAGTATGCCCAGGTCTGGTGCTACCATTTGGTAGCTTCCTAGGGCGCCGGGGTCTGGGAATTGCCACTGATTTCGGGCACTATTGTGTAATGCCGTGCAGCGGCTGCTGAGCTTAACTTCCACAGCTGCCGGCTGCCGCACAGGTTTAGATCCAGCAGGGGTGGAGTGATTGGGTTGATTGATCGTGCCCTCCCTACAAACTGCCGTAGGGACACACTGtcactcctccatcctccattcacTCCTcttcccctcactgactgtcaggtgtgacgtcatcatcacgtcccgacactgtcagtgagaagctGGACAGAGAGGAGCCACTGCCTCAAGAAAAGGCAGCAGGTAACTAAAGAATGATgctg
This genomic interval carries:
- the CAV2 gene encoding caveolin-2, with the protein product MGLEKEKADARIFMDEDEFNRSSVPMLTEKTYDNHPDRDPHKLNSHLKLSFEDVIAEPDTTHSFDKVWICSTALYEISKYLIYKVLTVVLAIPLAFVLGLVFAILSCLHIWIVMPFVRTCLMVLPSVQAIWKGITDSLIAPLFASMGRCFSSVSVRVDQN